The following proteins are encoded in a genomic region of Leptotrichia sp. oral taxon 215 str. W9775:
- a CDS encoding C40 family peptidase produces MKKKNVILMASLSLFAMNCSTLQENLSSKKGNNKVKTDPENADATASRKEDDREHKSDNQNLKNRFSNDSLVITKINELQEKNQRLLISGTSSEIRTVKLQNALLKSFENWKGTRYAFGGDSSRGIDCSALTRRVYREVFSFELPRVTKDQIKVGRHVSRHNLKPGDILYFRPDGKYNHTAVYLGNSLFINASSSKGVILSSLEHSYWSKYFVHGVRVDTASANV; encoded by the coding sequence ATGAAAAAGAAAAATGTTATTCTGATGGCTTCGCTTTCCTTATTTGCAATGAACTGTTCAACTTTACAGGAGAATTTAAGCTCTAAAAAAGGAAATAATAAAGTTAAGACAGATCCTGAAAATGCAGATGCAACTGCTAGCAGAAAAGAAGATGACAGGGAGCACAAATCAGACAATCAAAATTTAAAAAACAGATTTAGTAATGATAGTTTAGTTATTACTAAAATTAACGAACTGCAGGAGAAAAATCAGAGACTTTTAATTAGCGGTACAAGTTCTGAAATACGTACAGTCAAGTTGCAGAATGCCCTTTTAAAATCATTTGAAAACTGGAAAGGGACAAGATATGCATTTGGTGGAGATTCAAGCAGAGGAATTGACTGTTCTGCCTTAACACGTAGAGTTTATCGTGAAGTATTCAGTTTTGAATTACCTAGAGTTACAAAAGATCAGATTAAAGTAGGAAGACATGTTTCAAGACATAATTTGAAACCTGGAGATATTTTGTACTTCAGACCTGATGGAAAATATAATCATACAGCTGTTTATCTAGGAAATTCATTGTTCATAAATGCTTCTTCCTCAAAAGGAGTTATATTATCTTCATTGGAACACTCCTACTGGTCAAAATATTTTGTACATGGTGTGAGAGTTGATACTGCAAGTGCAAATGTATAA
- the metA gene encoding homoserine O-succinyltransferase — MPIKIPNNLPAVNILAKENIFVMNEARALSQDIRPLKFVIVNLMPTKIETETQLLRLLSNTPLQMEVTLLKMDSYVSKNISEEHMENFYKTFNDIKNEKFDGLIITGAPVETLEFEKVDYWKELTEILEWSNKHVFSTLYICWGAQAGLYYHYGIKKYPLNEKLFGIYPLKLDDSSIGLFRGFDEVFYMPQSRHTEVKEEDINKIEELEILAKSPEAGVSIVRTKDKRRIFVTGHMEYDRMTLASEYERDVKLGKEISVPFNYYPEDDPKKTPLFKWRGHANLFFINWINHHVYQETPYNLDELEEM, encoded by the coding sequence ATGCCTATAAAAATACCAAATAATTTGCCAGCTGTAAATATTTTAGCAAAGGAGAATATTTTTGTAATGAACGAAGCAAGAGCATTGTCGCAAGATATTCGGCCTTTGAAATTTGTGATAGTAAATCTGATGCCTACAAAAATAGAGACAGAAACCCAGCTTTTAAGATTGTTGAGTAACACTCCCCTTCAGATGGAGGTAACACTATTAAAGATGGACAGCTATGTGTCAAAAAATATTTCAGAGGAACATATGGAAAATTTCTATAAGACTTTTAATGACATAAAAAATGAAAAATTTGATGGGCTTATAATTACCGGAGCTCCTGTGGAAACTCTTGAATTTGAAAAAGTTGATTACTGGAAGGAACTTACAGAAATTTTAGAATGGAGCAACAAACATGTTTTTTCAACATTGTACATATGCTGGGGAGCACAGGCGGGACTTTATTATCATTATGGAATAAAAAAATATCCCCTCAATGAAAAGCTTTTTGGAATATATCCTTTAAAGCTTGATGACAGCAGCATAGGACTTTTTAGGGGATTTGACGAAGTATTCTATATGCCGCAGTCAAGACATACAGAAGTAAAGGAAGAAGATATAAATAAAATTGAGGAACTTGAAATATTGGCAAAATCTCCTGAAGCAGGAGTTTCAATTGTGAGAACAAAGGATAAAAGAAGGATATTTGTTACAGGGCATATGGAATATGACAGAATGACCCTTGCATCTGAATATGAAAGAGATGTTAAATTAGGCAAGGAAATAAGCGTTCCATTTAATTATTATCCGGAAGATGATCCGAAGAAAACTCCTTTATTCAAGTGGAGGGGACATGCAAACCTTTTCTTTATAAACTGGATTAACCACCATGTTTATCAGGAAACTCCTTATAATCTGGATGAGCTGGAAGAAATGTAA
- a CDS encoding oligopeptide ABC transporter substrate-binding protein yields MSRKKIVMLFLLTIMLLVTACGPGEKKSKTGDTGNENVAFPVKTSNDGQAVKDAVLKVAIVKDSPLVGLLSDVVYSDGYDGILVDNFLGSGIFETDENFEVTDGGIATLTVDAANKKATIKIKDGMKWSDGQPIVADDVIYAYEVVGNKDYTGIRYTDDNEKIIGMKEYHEGKASTISGIKKIDNSTVEISFNEIGQGIYTLGNGLIGYALPKHYLKDVAIKDLETSEKSRNKVLTTGPYTVEKVIQGESLELKANPYFYKGKAKTEKVTVEVVNSQTIVSALKAGKYDIAYQIPTDLYKTFKDLDNLQVLGRQELYYSYMGFKVGKYDKEKGISIVDPNAKMADIRLRQALAYGLDIDQMVKAFYHGLRERATTSIPPVFKKYYTKDIKGFPYNPEKAKQLLDEAGYKDVNGDGYREDKNGKPFEVRIASMAGGDIAEPLVQFYIQQWKEIGIKAVLATGRLIEFNSFYEKVKADDPEIDVFFAAWGTGSDLNAMKVKGPRAAFNYTRFVSDENTRLMEDTANPKTLTDPNYKAEAYKKWQEYFINQAVEVPLTYRYEVFPVNKRVKNYNISYGSAGGVYTIELTAAEPIKAKN; encoded by the coding sequence ATGAGCAGAAAGAAAATAGTCATGCTGTTTTTATTAACAATTATGTTATTAGTGACCGCGTGCGGACCAGGGGAAAAGAAAAGTAAGACAGGGGATACAGGAAATGAAAATGTGGCATTTCCAGTTAAAACATCAAATGATGGTCAAGCTGTAAAGGATGCGGTTTTAAAAGTGGCAATAGTAAAGGACTCACCATTGGTAGGATTGTTAAGTGATGTAGTTTATTCAGACGGTTATGATGGAATTCTTGTTGATAACTTTTTAGGTTCAGGTATATTTGAAACAGATGAGAATTTTGAAGTGACAGACGGAGGAATTGCAACTTTAACAGTAGATGCTGCAAATAAAAAGGCAACTATAAAAATAAAAGATGGAATGAAATGGTCTGACGGACAGCCTATTGTTGCTGACGATGTAATTTATGCATACGAAGTTGTTGGAAATAAAGATTATACAGGTATAAGATATACTGATGACAACGAAAAAATAATAGGAATGAAGGAATATCACGAAGGAAAAGCTTCAACTATATCAGGAATAAAAAAAATTGACAACAGTACAGTTGAAATTTCATTCAATGAAATTGGTCAGGGAATATATACATTAGGAAATGGTCTTATAGGATATGCCCTTCCAAAACATTATTTAAAGGATGTAGCTATAAAAGATCTTGAAACATCAGAAAAATCAAGAAATAAAGTTCTTACAACAGGACCTTATACAGTTGAGAAAGTAATACAGGGAGAAAGCTTGGAACTTAAGGCAAATCCTTATTTCTATAAGGGTAAAGCAAAAACTGAAAAAGTTACTGTGGAAGTTGTAAACTCACAGACAATAGTTTCAGCTCTAAAAGCAGGAAAATACGATATAGCTTATCAGATACCTACAGATTTATATAAAACATTTAAAGATCTGGATAATCTTCAAGTACTTGGAAGACAGGAATTATATTATTCATATATGGGATTCAAAGTGGGAAAATATGATAAAGAAAAAGGTATAAGTATAGTAGATCCAAATGCAAAAATGGCAGACATAAGATTAAGACAGGCTCTTGCTTACGGACTTGATATAGATCAGATGGTGAAAGCTTTCTATCATGGATTAAGAGAAAGAGCTACAACATCAATACCTCCTGTATTTAAGAAATATTATACAAAAGATATAAAAGGATTCCCTTATAATCCTGAAAAGGCAAAACAGCTTTTAGATGAAGCAGGATATAAAGATGTAAATGGTGACGGATACAGGGAAGATAAAAATGGAAAACCATTTGAAGTGAGAATAGCTTCAATGGCAGGTGGAGACATAGCTGAACCGTTAGTACAGTTCTATATACAGCAATGGAAGGAAATAGGTATAAAAGCTGTACTTGCAACAGGAAGACTTATAGAATTCAACAGTTTCTATGAGAAAGTAAAAGCTGATGATCCTGAAATAGATGTATTCTTTGCTGCATGGGGAACTGGAAGCGACCTGAATGCAATGAAGGTAAAAGGACCACGTGCGGCATTTAACTATACACGTTTTGTTTCTGACGAAAACACAAGACTTATGGAAGACACTGCAAACCCTAAAACATTGACAGATCCTAATTATAAGGCAGAAGCTTATAAAAAATGGCAGGAATACTTTATAAATCAGGCAGTAGAAGTACCTCTGACATATAGATACGAAGTATTCCCTGTAAATAAAAGGGTAAAAAATTATAATATTTCATATGGAAGTGCCGGAGGAGTTTATACAATAGAATTAACAGCGGCTGAACCTATAAAAGCAAAAAATTAA
- a CDS encoding helix-turn-helix transcriptional regulator produces the protein METTGEILEKYIRRKISQVELSKLIGVSPQYISNIINDLKGPSENFLDKFYKIFDVSDEDKKKISEYEELRRLPKKIQEEITLFRQDEIIQEKKHKLPVSNIVLDGEILPNDEIYFFNEKEIQIFPKFEGDDEDLFSIIVKSDNYEPKFHYLDTLIFSKQKKINFEELHKKYCLVEYENKKYIKNVEYVEDTIILKALNEKEDTMIFPKGTYYNLRILGILKGCLHLY, from the coding sequence ATGGAAACTACAGGAGAAATATTGGAAAAATATATCAGAAGAAAGATATCCCAGGTAGAACTTTCTAAGCTGATAGGAGTTTCTCCACAATACATAAGTAATATTATAAATGACCTGAAAGGACCGTCAGAAAATTTTCTGGATAAGTTCTATAAAATATTTGATGTGTCGGATGAAGATAAAAAGAAAATTTCTGAATATGAGGAACTTAGAAGATTACCAAAAAAAATTCAGGAGGAAATCACTCTTTTTAGACAGGATGAGATAATACAGGAAAAAAAGCATAAACTTCCTGTAAGTAATATTGTACTGGATGGTGAAATTCTTCCAAATGACGAAATATATTTCTTCAATGAAAAGGAGATACAGATTTTCCCTAAATTTGAAGGAGATGACGAAGATCTTTTTTCAATAATAGTGAAATCTGATAATTATGAACCAAAATTTCACTATTTGGATACTTTAATCTTTTCAAAACAAAAAAAAATTAATTTTGAAGAGTTACATAAAAAATATTGTCTTGTTGAATATGAAAATAAGAAGTATATAAAAAATGTTGAATATGTTGAAGATACAATAATTTTAAAAGCTTTAAACGAAAAAGAAGATACAATGATTTTTCCTAAAGGAACATATTATAATTTGAGAATATTAGGAATATTGAAGGGGTGTCTTCATCTATATTAA
- the dtd gene encoding D-aminoacyl-tRNA deacylase translates to MKLIIQRVKSAKMSVNNNFKCEINRGIVAYLGITHEDDIKDINYCVDKLIHLRIFDDENGKLNLSVQDIKGELLIVSNFTIYGNTKKGRRPDYLNSAPAEKAKKIYDLFVEKLSETDVPFKTGEFQQYMEIESINDGPINLIIES, encoded by the coding sequence ATGAAATTAATTATACAAAGGGTAAAGTCTGCAAAAATGTCTGTTAATAACAATTTTAAATGTGAAATTAACAGAGGAATAGTTGCATACCTGGGTATTACACATGAAGATGACATTAAAGATATTAATTACTGCGTTGACAAGCTGATTCATTTGAGAATTTTTGATGATGAAAACGGTAAATTAAATTTATCTGTACAGGATATCAAAGGGGAACTGCTAATTGTAAGTAATTTTACAATCTATGGAAATACAAAAAAAGGCAGAAGACCGGATTATTTAAATTCAGCACCTGCAGAAAAAGCTAAAAAAATATATGACCTTTTTGTTGAAAAACTTTCAGAAACAGATGTACCCTTCAAAACAGGGGAATTCCAGCAATATATGGAAATAGAGTCAATAAATGATGGTCCAATAAATTTAATTATAGAATCTTAA
- a CDS encoding ATP-binding cassette domain-containing protein, with protein sequence MSFIEIKNLKVHYPIRGGFFNRIVDHVYAVDGVDLTIEKGKTYGLVGESGSGKSTIGKAIIGLEKIKDGTITYEGKVIEKRRSRKSDYNQNIQMIFQDSLSSLNPKKRIIDIIAEPLRNFENLTDKEESRRVSELLEIVGMTDDALYKYPHEFSGGQRQRIGVARAVAIKPKLIIADEPVSALDLSVQAQVLNYMKEIQKQFGLSYLFISHDLGVVKHMCDHISIMYRGRFVETGEKADIYNNPQHIYTKRLIAAIPEVNPNHRESNKAKRLAVEKEYRENELEYYDENGKVYDLQKLTDTHYAALAHKVKGGEK encoded by the coding sequence ATGAGCTTTATTGAAATAAAGAATCTAAAGGTTCATTATCCTATTCGAGGCGGTTTTTTTAATAGAATTGTGGATCATGTTTACGCGGTAGATGGTGTAGATTTGACGATAGAAAAGGGAAAAACTTATGGTCTTGTAGGAGAATCTGGATCAGGAAAATCAACAATTGGAAAAGCAATTATAGGACTTGAAAAAATAAAGGATGGAACAATTACATACGAAGGAAAAGTAATTGAAAAAAGAAGAAGCAGAAAATCAGATTATAATCAGAATATACAGATGATATTTCAGGATTCACTTTCAAGTTTGAATCCAAAAAAGAGAATAATTGATATTATAGCTGAACCTTTGAGAAATTTTGAAAATCTTACTGACAAGGAAGAAAGCAGAAGAGTTTCTGAACTTCTTGAAATAGTTGGAATGACTGATGATGCACTTTATAAATATCCTCATGAATTTTCCGGAGGACAGAGACAGAGAATTGGAGTTGCAAGGGCAGTAGCAATAAAACCAAAATTAATTATTGCGGATGAACCTGTTTCAGCTCTTGACTTGTCAGTTCAGGCACAAGTTCTGAACTACATGAAGGAAATTCAGAAGCAGTTTGGATTGAGCTATCTGTTTATTTCGCATGACCTTGGAGTTGTAAAACATATGTGTGACCATATATCTATAATGTATAGGGGACGTTTTGTAGAAACTGGTGAAAAGGCTGATATCTACAATAATCCGCAACATATATATACAAAAAGACTTATAGCGGCCATTCCTGAAGTAAATCCTAACCACAGGGAGTCAAATAAAGCAAAAAGACTTGCTGTTGAAAAGGAATATAGGGAAAATGAGCTGGAATATTATGATGAAAATGGAAAAGTATATGATTTACAGAAATTAACAGATACTCACTATGCCGCCTTGGCACATAAGGTAAAAGGAGGAGAAAAGTAA
- a CDS encoding oligopeptide ABC transporter substrate-binding protein encodes MKIRKSIMLFLVAIMMLLTACGPGEKKSKTGGGETVDASKFPIETTNKEPAVKDAVLKVAIVKDSPLIGIFYSDIGQGDGFDGLLIATFFRNEIFDLDENFEITDTGMATLSVDAPNKKATIKIKDGIKWSDGQPLTADDIIFAYKVIGNKDYTGVRYNDENEKVVGMKEYHEGKAQDISGLKKIDDKTVEVSFTELGQGVYTGGNGLIGSALPEHHLKDIPIKDLEKSEKVRNKMITLGAYTIVSGVQGESLELKANPYHFRGKPKIEKATVEVVNSNTIVSALKTGKYDMALRIPTDLYKSYKDLNNLEILGNQELYYSYMAFKVGHFDKVKGENITDPNAKMADVRLRQALVYGLDVEQMVKAFYYGLRERATMAVPPAFKKYYSKDIKGFPYDPEKAKKLLDEAGYKDVNGDGYREDKNGKPFEVRIASMAGGDIAEPLAQFYIQQWKEIGIKGVLSTGRLIEFNSFYDKVQADDPEIDVFFAAWSVGTNLNPIEGGGRKSPFNFPRFVSDENDKLMAEISSPKTLEDPNYKAEAYKKWQEYYINQAVEVPLTYRYDLSPVNKRVKNFYVGYDLYKNGKMVNQWELTAAEPIKATN; translated from the coding sequence ATGAAAATTAGAAAGTCAATTATGCTCTTTCTGGTTGCTATAATGATGCTGCTTACAGCTTGCGGACCGGGAGAAAAGAAAAGTAAGACAGGTGGAGGAGAAACTGTAGATGCTTCAAAATTTCCTATTGAAACTACAAATAAAGAACCTGCAGTAAAAGATGCAGTTCTAAAAGTTGCAATAGTAAAGGATTCACCTTTGATTGGTATTTTTTATTCAGATATCGGTCAGGGAGATGGGTTTGATGGCTTACTAATAGCTACTTTTTTTAGAAATGAAATATTTGATCTGGATGAAAACTTTGAAATTACAGATACAGGAATGGCAACATTATCTGTCGATGCCCCAAATAAAAAAGCTACAATAAAAATAAAAGATGGAATAAAATGGTCAGATGGACAGCCATTGACAGCTGATGATATTATATTTGCATATAAAGTAATAGGAAATAAGGACTATACAGGTGTAAGATATAATGATGAAAATGAAAAAGTAGTAGGAATGAAGGAATATCATGAAGGTAAAGCACAGGATATTTCAGGACTTAAGAAAATTGATGACAAAACAGTAGAAGTTTCATTTACAGAACTGGGACAAGGTGTTTACACTGGAGGAAATGGATTAATAGGGTCAGCATTACCTGAACACCACTTAAAAGATATTCCTATAAAAGATCTTGAAAAATCAGAAAAAGTAAGAAACAAAATGATAACTCTTGGTGCGTATACTATAGTTAGCGGAGTTCAAGGAGAAAGTTTAGAACTTAAGGCAAACCCATATCACTTCAGAGGTAAACCAAAAATTGAAAAAGCAACAGTGGAAGTAGTAAACTCAAATACAATTGTATCAGCTTTAAAAACTGGAAAATACGATATGGCTTTACGTATACCTACAGATTTATATAAATCATATAAAGATTTAAATAACCTTGAAATACTTGGAAACCAGGAATTATATTATTCATATATGGCTTTCAAAGTAGGTCACTTTGACAAGGTAAAAGGTGAAAATATAACAGATCCAAATGCAAAAATGGCAGATGTAAGATTGAGACAGGCATTAGTTTACGGACTTGATGTAGAGCAAATGGTAAAAGCTTTCTATTATGGATTAAGAGAAAGAGCTACAATGGCTGTACCTCCAGCATTTAAAAAATATTATTCAAAAGATATAAAAGGATTCCCATATGATCCTGAAAAAGCTAAAAAGTTATTGGATGAAGCAGGATATAAAGATGTAAACGGAGATGGATACAGAGAAGATAAAAATGGAAAACCATTTGAAGTAAGAATAGCTTCAATGGCAGGTGGAGATATAGCTGAACCGTTGGCACAGTTCTATATACAGCAATGGAAGGAAATTGGTATAAAAGGTGTTCTTTCTACAGGAAGACTTATAGAATTTAACAGTTTCTATGATAAAGTACAGGCTGATGACCCTGAAATAGATGTATTCTTTGCTGCATGGTCAGTTGGAACAAACTTGAATCCAATTGAAGGTGGAGGAAGAAAATCACCATTTAACTTCCCAAGATTCGTTTCAGATGAAAATGATAAATTAATGGCTGAAATATCAAGTCCTAAAACATTGGAAGATCCTAATTATAAAGCAGAAGCTTATAAAAAATGGCAGGAATATTATATAAATCAAGCAGTTGAAGTACCTTTAACTTACAGATATGATTTATCTCCTGTAAACAAAAGAGTTAAAAACTTCTATGTAGGATACGATTTGTATAAAAATGGTAAAATGGTTAACCAGTGGGAACTTACTGCTGCAGAACCTATAAAAGCAACAAATTAA
- a CDS encoding oligopeptide ABC transporter substrate-binding protein, with translation IKIKDGMKWSDGQPIVADDVIYPYEVIGNKDYTGVRYSDESAKIVGMEEYKAGKASTISGIKKVDDKTVEISFKEMGQGIFTGGNGLLTYAMPKHYLKDVPIKDLEKSEKVRTKLVVAGPYTISSIVPGESIELKANPNYFRGKPKTEKVTVQVVNSQTITAAMKSGKYDLVFDIPTELYKIYKDFDNIETLGRQELYYSYLGFKMGKYDKAKGENIVNPNAKMADLKLRQALAYGLDINQMVKAFYDGLREKATSSVPPVFGKYYPKDLAGFPYDPEKAKKLLDEAGYKDVNGDGYREDKNGKPFEIKIAAMSGGDIAEPLVQFYIQQWKEIGIKGVLATGRLIEFNSFYDKVEADDPEIDVYFAAWGVGTNLSPFETAGRKSMFNYSRFASEENDKLMAEVASPKTLTDPNYKPEAYKKWQEYFINQAVEVPLTYRYQLYPVNKRVKNFDVAYGLQKQGKGIHLVELTAAEPIKSKK, from the coding sequence CTATAAAAATAAAAGATGGAATGAAATGGTCTGATGGACAGCCAATAGTTGCAGATGATGTAATCTATCCTTATGAAGTAATAGGTAACAAAGATTACACTGGTGTAAGATATAGTGATGAGAGTGCCAAAATAGTAGGAATGGAAGAGTATAAAGCAGGAAAGGCATCCACAATTTCAGGAATTAAAAAAGTTGATGACAAGACAGTTGAAATTTCTTTTAAAGAAATGGGACAGGGAATCTTTACAGGTGGAAATGGGCTGCTGACTTATGCAATGCCTAAACATTATTTGAAGGATGTACCTATAAAAGATCTTGAAAAATCAGAAAAAGTAAGAACAAAATTGGTAGTGGCAGGACCTTATACAATAAGCAGCATAGTGCCTGGAGAAAGTATAGAATTAAAAGCAAATCCTAATTATTTCAGAGGAAAACCTAAAACTGAAAAGGTTACAGTACAGGTTGTAAACTCACAGACAATAACTGCCGCTATGAAGTCAGGAAAATATGATTTAGTATTTGATATTCCGACAGAATTATACAAAATTTATAAAGATTTTGATAATATAGAAACACTTGGAAGACAGGAACTTTATTATTCATATTTAGGATTTAAAATGGGGAAATATGATAAGGCAAAGGGTGAAAATATAGTAAATCCTAATGCAAAAATGGCTGATTTAAAATTAAGACAGGCACTTGCTTATGGACTTGATATAAATCAGATGGTAAAAGCTTTCTATGACGGATTAAGAGAAAAAGCGACTTCTTCTGTGCCACCTGTATTTGGAAAATATTATCCAAAAGATCTAGCAGGATTCCCTTATGATCCTGAAAAGGCTAAAAAACTTTTAGATGAAGCTGGATATAAAGATGTAAACGGTGACGGATACAGAGAAGATAAAAATGGAAAACCATTTGAAATAAAAATTGCCGCAATGTCAGGTGGAGATATAGCTGAACCATTAGTACAGTTCTATATACAGCAATGGAAAGAAATAGGAATAAAAGGTGTTCTTGCAACAGGAAGACTTATAGAATTTAACAGTTTCTACGACAAAGTTGAAGCAGATGACCCTGAAATAGATGTATACTTTGCGGCATGGGGAGTTGGAACAAACTTAAGTCCGTTTGAAACGGCAGGACGTAAATCAATGTTCAATTATTCAAGATTTGCTTCAGAAGAAAATGATAAACTGATGGCTGAAGTGGCAAGTCCTAAAACATTGACAGATCCTAACTATAAGCCGGAAGCTTATAAAAAATGGCAGGAATATTTTATAAATCAAGCAGTTGAAGTACCTTTAACTTACAGATATCAATTATACCCTGTAAATAAACGTGTTAAAAACTTTGATGTAGCTTATGGTTTACAAAAACAAGGAAAAGGAATACACCTGGTTGAACTTACAGCTGCAGAACCTATAAAATCTAAAAAATAA
- the opp4B gene encoding oligopeptide ABC transporter permease — protein sequence MWKTVLRRVLVMIPQLFILSILIFILAKKMPGDPFTGLITPQTSPAVLEELRRKAGFYDPWHIQYIRWMGNAFKGNFGMSYTYKLPVSTLIGQRVNNTFILSLFSMILTYTLAIPLGVLSGRYQNSLLDRGVTLYNYVSYTIPTFVLSLIMVWFFGYTLGWFPTTGSVTIGLTPGTFKYFIDRIHHILLPAITYAILNTTGTIQYLRNEIIDAKSLDYVKTARSKGVPENVVYSRHIFRNSILPIAAFFGYSITGLLSGSIFIERIFSYPGMGNLFISSIGSRDYSVVTALILLFGFLTLMGSLLSDIILSIVDPRIRIE from the coding sequence ATGTGGAAAACAGTATTGAGAAGAGTATTAGTAATGATACCTCAATTATTCATATTGAGTATATTAATATTTATACTTGCCAAAAAAATGCCGGGAGATCCTTTTACTGGATTGATAACACCTCAGACAAGTCCGGCTGTATTGGAAGAACTGAGAAGAAAAGCGGGATTTTATGATCCTTGGCATATACAGTATATAAGATGGATGGGAAATGCCTTTAAAGGTAATTTTGGAATGAGTTACACATATAAACTGCCTGTAAGTACATTAATAGGACAAAGGGTAAATAATACATTTATATTGTCATTGTTCAGTATGATACTTACATACACACTGGCAATACCTTTAGGAGTGCTTTCAGGAAGATATCAGAATTCGCTTCTTGACAGAGGGGTTACATTATATAACTATGTGAGCTACACTATACCTACATTCGTATTATCACTTATAATGGTATGGTTCTTTGGATATACATTAGGATGGTTCCCAACTACAGGATCAGTTACAATTGGGCTAACACCTGGAACATTTAAATATTTCATTGACAGAATACATCATATACTGTTACCTGCAATAACATATGCAATACTTAATACAACAGGTACAATACAGTATTTAAGAAATGAAATAATTGATGCAAAATCACTTGATTATGTAAAAACTGCAAGAAGTAAGGGTGTACCTGAAAATGTAGTGTATTCAAGACATATATTTAGAAACTCAATTTTACCAATAGCTGCATTCTTTGGATATTCAATTACTGGACTTTTAAGTGGTTCAATATTCATAGAAAGAATATTCAGTTATCCAGGAATGGGAAATCTGTTTATATCGTCTATCGGATCAAGAGATTACAGTGTAGTTACTGCATTGATTTTATTGTTCGGATTTTTAACATTGATGGGAAGTTTACTATCAGATATTATCTTAAGTATAGTAGATCCAAGAATCAGAATAGAGTAG
- a CDS encoding ABC transporter permease, translating into MKKDKNKTENNNITVSEKPTGFTVIMREIKKDKFAIISLIILGVLFLTIFIGAFLTNQEEVMKISLLDKYAAPGEGFYLGADSGGRDILGQLIIGARNSIIIGVTITILTSGIGIVVGLVAGYYGGIVDDLIMRLIDFIMILPTLMLVIVFITIVPKYNILTFIFIMTAFYWVGTARLIRSKALSESRRDYVHASKTMGTSDLKIIFREVLPNISSIIIVDSTLALAGNIGIETGLSFLGFGLPPSIPSLGTLVGYATDPEVLSSKLWIWLPASILILIMMLCINYVGQALKRAADARQRLG; encoded by the coding sequence GTGAAAAAGGATAAAAATAAGACGGAAAATAATAATATAACTGTCAGTGAAAAACCGACAGGATTTACAGTCATAATGAGGGAAATAAAAAAAGATAAGTTTGCTATAATTTCCCTTATAATTCTGGGAGTACTGTTTTTAACAATATTTATCGGTGCATTCCTTACAAATCAGGAAGAGGTAATGAAAATAAGCCTTCTTGACAAATATGCGGCACCAGGTGAAGGATTTTATCTTGGAGCAGATTCCGGAGGAAGGGATATTTTAGGACAGCTTATAATAGGAGCTAGAAACTCAATTATAATAGGGGTTACAATTACAATTTTAACTTCCGGGATTGGGATAGTAGTAGGGCTTGTAGCAGGATATTATGGTGGGATAGTAGACGATCTGATAATGAGATTGATAGACTTTATTATGATATTACCAACATTAATGCTGGTAATAGTATTTATAACTATTGTTCCAAAATACAATATTCTGACTTTCATTTTCATAATGACGGCTTTCTACTGGGTAGGAACAGCAAGACTTATAAGAAGTAAGGCTCTTTCAGAAAGTAGAAGAGATTATGTTCATGCGTCAAAGACAATGGGAACAAGCGATTTGAAAATAATATTCAGGGAAGTACTGCCAAATATAAGTTCAATTATAATAGTTGATTCAACATTGGCTTTAGCAGGTAATATAGGGATAGAAACAGGACTTAGTTTCCTTGGATTTGGACTGCCACCTTCAATACCTAGTTTAGGAACACTTGTAGGATACGCAACAGATCCGGAAGTACTGTCTTCAAAGCTTTGGATATGGCTTCCAGCATCAATATTGATATTAATAATGATGCTTTGTATCAACTATGTAGGACAGGCTTTAAAGAGAGCGGCTGATGCAAGACAAAGATTAGGATAG